One stretch of Hevea brasiliensis isolate MT/VB/25A 57/8 chromosome 12, ASM3005281v1, whole genome shotgun sequence DNA includes these proteins:
- the LOC110640513 gene encoding uncharacterized protein LOC110640513, whose translation MSKNHLHQIPPSSKPNTVNTPLLFCPPQPMATEDFSFPTFTDTTSSAIDSPPLWRLSPVASPDSCHRITKTEEEEEEEEEDSDQEEDYQDCFPTQKPIKDSTQRKSFSWAERGGGAKLDDDGKDEDKEEKMDMLWEDFNDELLMKRIRSSSRFDSDHMVKMGCVHQLQSLRSSTKTTNTAMVSPGKPPAASTAAGLLHSG comes from the exons ATGTCCAAAAACCACCTACACCAAATTCCTCCAAGTTCCAAACCCAACACTGTTAATACCCCTCTCTTATTTTGCCCACCACAGCCCATGGCCACTGAAGACTTCAGCTTCCCCACATTCACCGACACCACCTCCTCCGCCATCGACTCTCCGCCTCTATGGCGGTTGTCTCCGGTAGCCTCTCCTGATTCTTGCCATAGAATCACtaaaacagaagaagaagaagaagaagaagaagaagatagtgACCAAGAAGAAGACTACCAAGATTGTTTTCCAACACAGAAACCAATCAAGGACTCCACCCAAAGAAAGAGCTTTTCATGGGCAGAGCGAGGTGGAGGTGCAAAGTTGGATGATGATGGTAAAGATGAAGATAAAGAGGAAAAGATGGACATGTTATGGGAAGATTTCAATGACGAATTGTTGATGAAAAGAATTCGAAGTTCATCAAGATTTGATTCTGATCATATGGTTAAAATGGGATGTGTTCATCAGCTTCAATCTCTGAGATCATCAACCAAAACTACTAATACTGCCATGGTTTCACCTGGGAAGCCTCCTGCAGCGTCAACAGCTGCAGGCTTG CTCCACTCTGGTTAA